The Streptomyces europaeiscabiei genome window below encodes:
- a CDS encoding GNAT family N-acetyltransferase: MSDESTLPPLPEGYEMSDDPDRVDVGRVHHWLSTDAYWALGRPREKQESAIRGSLNFGVYETGSGEQVAYARVVTDRTTFAWLCDVYVDPSARGKGLGTALVAAVREHLRPYGLRRVLLATHDAHGVYAKLGFEPLAKPDQWMALVFE, encoded by the coding sequence ATGAGCGACGAGTCGACCCTGCCCCCTCTGCCCGAGGGCTACGAGATGTCCGACGACCCCGACCGCGTCGACGTCGGTCGGGTCCACCACTGGCTGTCCACCGACGCGTACTGGGCCCTCGGCCGGCCCCGCGAGAAGCAGGAGAGCGCGATCCGTGGATCCCTCAACTTCGGGGTGTACGAGACGGGTTCGGGGGAGCAGGTGGCGTACGCGAGGGTGGTGACCGACCGGACCACCTTCGCGTGGCTCTGCGATGTGTACGTCGACCCGTCGGCGCGTGGGAAGGGGCTGGGCACCGCCCTGGTCGCGGCCGTGCGCGAGCACCTGCGGCCGTACGGGCTGCGGCGCGTTCTGCTCGCCACGCACGACGCGCACGGCGTCTACGCGAAGCTCGGGTTCGAGCCGCTCGCAAAGCCGGACCAGTGGATGGCGCTCGTGTTCGAATGA
- a CDS encoding aminotransferase-like domain-containing protein codes for MHERSSGVELAEQLRKELDRYSPGGKLPSSRALVERFRVSPVTVSRALAQLAAEGLVVTRPGAGAFRARPRESGAAVGDTSWQEVALSADGSAEPSPRTVDASGVLVSLASPPPGVIEFNSGYLHPSLQPEQAMGAALSRAGRRPGVWARPPVEGVPELREWFARSIGGAITAAEVIVAAGGQSALTTALRALAPPGAPVLVESPTYPGMLAIARAAGLRPVPVPVDADGVRPALLADAFRASGARVFVCQPLFQNPTGAVLSVDRRGEVLRIAREAGAFVVEDDFVRRLVHEDAGPLPGPLAADDPDGVVVHVSSLTKATSPSFRVGALAARGPVLERLRAIQVVDTFFVPRPLQEAALELVGSPAWPRHLRAVSRELRNRRDTLTSELRMCLPELALPHIPSGGYHLWLRLPDGTDEPALVAAALRAGVAVTPGRPYFSAEPPAGHLRLSFAGVAGTGEIAEGVRRLRTAVNGSTAGL; via the coding sequence ATGCATGAGCGTAGCAGTGGTGTGGAACTGGCGGAACAGCTGCGAAAAGAGCTGGACCGCTACTCACCTGGTGGAAAGCTGCCGTCGAGTCGGGCGCTCGTCGAACGCTTCCGGGTGAGCCCGGTGACCGTCTCGCGGGCTCTTGCGCAGCTGGCCGCCGAGGGGCTCGTGGTGACCCGGCCGGGGGCGGGCGCCTTCCGGGCGCGGCCACGTGAGAGCGGGGCGGCCGTGGGGGACACGTCCTGGCAGGAGGTCGCCCTCAGCGCGGACGGCAGCGCCGAACCGTCGCCCCGCACGGTGGACGCCTCCGGAGTGCTGGTCTCGCTCGCCTCCCCGCCCCCGGGCGTGATCGAGTTCAACAGCGGCTATCTGCACCCGTCGCTGCAGCCGGAACAGGCCATGGGCGCGGCCCTGTCGAGAGCAGGACGGCGGCCCGGGGTGTGGGCGCGACCGCCGGTCGAGGGGGTGCCGGAGCTGCGCGAGTGGTTCGCGCGGAGCATCGGCGGGGCGATCACCGCGGCCGAGGTGATCGTCGCGGCGGGCGGTCAGTCCGCCCTGACCACCGCCCTGCGCGCCCTCGCGCCGCCCGGGGCGCCCGTGCTGGTCGAGTCGCCCACCTATCCGGGCATGCTGGCGATCGCGCGGGCGGCCGGGCTCCGGCCCGTTCCGGTACCGGTGGACGCGGACGGCGTCAGACCCGCCCTGCTCGCCGACGCGTTCAGGGCGTCCGGCGCCCGGGTCTTCGTCTGCCAGCCGCTCTTCCAGAACCCCACCGGTGCCGTCCTGTCCGTCGACCGCAGGGGTGAGGTGCTGCGGATCGCCCGCGAGGCGGGGGCCTTCGTGGTGGAGGACGACTTCGTACGCCGTCTCGTGCACGAGGACGCCGGACCGCTGCCCGGGCCGCTGGCGGCCGACGATCCCGACGGAGTGGTCGTGCACGTCTCCTCGCTGACCAAGGCCACCTCGCCCAGCTTCCGGGTGGGCGCCCTGGCCGCCCGGGGCCCGGTCCTGGAACGGCTGCGCGCCATCCAGGTCGTCGACACCTTCTTCGTACCGCGCCCCCTCCAGGAGGCAGCCCTCGAACTCGTCGGCTCACCCGCCTGGCCCCGCCATCTCCGCGCGGTCTCCAGGGAGTTGAGGAACCGCCGGGACACGCTGACCTCCGAGCTGCGCATGTGCCTGCCCGAACTCGCCCTGCCCCACATCCCCTCCGGCGGCTACCACCTGTGGCTGCGCCTCCCGGACGGCACCGACGAGCCCGCCCTGGTCGCCGCGGCCCTCCGCGCGGGTGTGGCCGTCACCCCCGGCCGCCCCTACTTCAGCGCCGAACCCCCGGCCGGGCACCTGCGGTTGAGCTTCGCCGGGGTCGCGGGCACGGGGGAGATCGCGGAAGGGGTACGGCGGCTGAGGACGGCGGTAAACGGTTCGACAGCGGGCCTGTGA
- a CDS encoding histidine phosphatase family protein, translating to MPFRVTFVAAARCSSLLAERFEDDRPLDQAGWDEVQRAAHELVPLAAAELRYCSPTPRSRATGDALGYAPLGQPALRDCDMGRWRGFTLGEAMAREPSAVDAWLADPHSTPHGGESLIAFISRIGGWLETRPVGEGGRIVAVAEPSVLRAALVYALKAPPSSYWNMDIPPLSTVTIAGHAGRWNLRLGAAQ from the coding sequence ATGCCATTTCGGGTCACGTTCGTCGCCGCCGCGCGCTGCTCCTCGCTGCTCGCGGAGCGTTTCGAGGACGACCGGCCGCTGGACCAGGCCGGCTGGGACGAAGTGCAGCGCGCCGCCCATGAGCTGGTGCCGCTGGCCGCGGCCGAGCTGCGCTACTGCTCACCCACACCCCGCAGCCGGGCCACCGGCGACGCCCTCGGCTACGCGCCGCTGGGCCAGCCCGCGCTGCGGGACTGCGACATGGGCCGCTGGCGCGGCTTCACGCTCGGGGAGGCCATGGCCCGGGAGCCCTCGGCCGTGGACGCCTGGCTCGCCGACCCGCACTCCACGCCGCACGGCGGCGAGTCGCTGATCGCCTTCATCTCCCGCATAGGCGGCTGGCTCGAAACCCGTCCGGTGGGCGAGGGCGGCCGTATCGTCGCCGTGGCCGAGCCGTCCGTGCTGCGCGCCGCCCTCGTCTACGCGCTGAAGGCCCCGCCGTCGTCCTACTGGAACATGGACATCCCGCCCCTGTCGACGGTCACCATCGCGGGTCACGCGGGCCGCTGGAACCTGCGGCTGGGCGCCGCGCAGTAG
- a CDS encoding DMT family transporter — protein MRVESSAIACDSVAVDSGTEGTEPRAATSGTRPAAGTGPVAPETDHRPRTGGTLQAALGVTAFSLTFPATAWGLEGFGPWSLVAVRSVLAAVIAGCCLSALRVRPPARRHWAGLAVVAAGVVVGFPLLTTLALRTSTTAHAAVVVGLLPLTTALFSALRMGTRPSRTFWTAALAGAAAVLAFTVTQSGGALTTADLYLFGALLVCAAGYTEGGRLARVMPGWQVIAWALVLCLPLSVPGALLALSYEPVRLTAHSVAGLLWVAAGSQFLGLVVWYRGMAAIGIPKASQLQLAQPLLTLVWSVLLLGEQLTPAAPLTAAAVLVCIAVTQRSSA, from the coding sequence ATGAGAGTAGAGAGTAGCGCTATCGCCTGCGATTCAGTAGCGGTGGACAGTGGCACGGAAGGCACCGAGCCGCGCGCGGCCACCTCCGGAACCCGTCCGGCCGCGGGCACCGGCCCGGTCGCGCCGGAGACCGACCACCGCCCCCGTACCGGCGGCACGCTCCAGGCCGCGCTCGGCGTCACCGCCTTCTCCCTCACCTTCCCGGCCACCGCCTGGGGCCTGGAGGGTTTCGGCCCCTGGTCCCTCGTCGCCGTGCGCAGCGTCCTCGCCGCCGTCATCGCGGGCTGCTGTCTGTCGGCCCTGCGGGTGCGGCCGCCGGCCCGCCGGCACTGGGCGGGGCTCGCGGTCGTGGCCGCCGGAGTGGTCGTCGGTTTCCCCCTGCTCACCACTCTGGCTCTGCGGACCTCGACCACCGCGCACGCCGCCGTCGTCGTCGGCCTGCTCCCGCTGACGACCGCCCTGTTCTCGGCGCTGCGCATGGGCACGCGCCCCTCGCGCACCTTCTGGACCGCCGCCCTCGCCGGGGCCGCCGCCGTCCTCGCGTTCACCGTGACCCAGAGCGGCGGCGCCCTCACCACGGCCGACCTCTACCTCTTCGGCGCCCTGCTGGTCTGCGCGGCCGGCTACACCGAGGGTGGCCGACTGGCCCGGGTGATGCCCGGCTGGCAGGTCATCGCCTGGGCACTGGTGCTGTGTCTGCCGCTGAGCGTGCCGGGCGCACTGCTGGCCCTGTCGTACGAGCCGGTGCGGCTGACCGCGCACAGTGTGGCGGGGCTGCTGTGGGTGGCGGCCGGGTCCCAGTTCCTGGGGCTGGTCGTCTGGTACCGGGGCATGGCGGCGATCGGCATACCGAAGGCCAGCCAGTTGCAGCTGGCGCAGCCGCTGCTCACACTGGTGTGGTCGGTGCTGCTCCTCGGTGAGCAGCTCACCCCGGCCGCGCCCCTGACGGCCGCCGCCGTGCTGGTCTGCATCGCGGTCACCCAGCGCTCCTCAGCCTGA